The window aatatgtcattattttctatatattatgattttacatctcaatttaaaaattctaaattccaattcataaatcctaaaccttaaataatatattctagatccttaatttataaactctagttattaaaatcgattaaaaatagtgattttattagtttgacataattcaaaattatgatttgacatagttgtaaatagtttttaaaagatgaaattTCTGCGTAATTTTCCCATAAttctttcgcatttaactttttttttacaacaaagtgatcaattaattatattttatgtaaatttagggggctaactgaatattttatgcaagttaatGGAGctatcaaaatatttaaaagtTGAAAGGTCAATCAAAGGGaaatgtattaattttttttttttttacatgcgGTTAGCCCATGAAAGGGCCTTATGATTTTAGGCCCATCATGACGTGTGCGAATAGAAAACGGCGTCGTTTGACCCAGACATGCATTTAATTGCCAAGGCGGTCATTTCTCCGACTCTGGCGATTGGCGGTACTGAACCCTTTTGTTCGACGACTAGGAAAATAGATTTCATTTCAACATAGCAACAAGGATAGTTCAATACACTCTTTGTGCATACGGAATTATCCGGAAAGGTCAGTTCTCTGTTTCATTTACGGCATTTCGATTGATATTCAGTTTGCTGTTTTAGGGTTTTAATAAGAGTGCTGCTTCATATTTATGTATCTGTGCGGATATTTTATTTGAATTAGGGTTTTAAgggtttttgttcatttttttgaatttagggTTTTAAGAGCCTTCAATGGCACATCTAGGCGGCGGTGCTGAGGCGCACGCGCGATTCAAGCAGTATGAATACCGTGCCAACTCTAGTTTGGTCCTTACCACTGATTCTCGTCCACGTGACACCCATGAACCTACTGGTGAGCCTGAGTCTCTCTGGGGGAAGATTGATCCGAAAAGCTTTGGCGACCGTGCTTATAGAGGTAGACCTCCTGAGCTAGATGAGAAGATTAAGAAAtctaagaagaagaaggagcgGGACCCTCATTCAGAGCCTGTCCTCAGTCGTCAAGCTAAGAGGCGCAGATTGCGGGATGAAAGTGTCCTTACTTCTACTGAAGAAGGCGTTTATCAGCCTAAAACAAAGGAAACTAGGGCTGCCTATGAGGCCATGCTCAGTGTTATTCAACAACAGTTGGGTGGTCAACCTCTGAATATAGTTAGTGCTGCTGCAGATGAGATTTTGGCTGTCCTCAAGAATGAGACTGTTAAGACACCTGACAAGAAGAAGGAGATTGAGAAGTTGTTAAATCCGATTCCTAGTAATGTGTTTGATCAACTTGTTCACATTGGCGTGCTCATTACTGATTACCAAGATGGAGGTGATGCTGCAGGTCCTGCTGCTGCTAATGGTGATGATGCCCTTGACGATGATGTGGGTGTGGCTGTTGAGTTTGATGAAGATAAtgaagatgaggaagatgacAGTGATCTTGATGCTGTCCGAGATgatgaagaggaagaggaggaggatgTGGCAGAACCAaatcgttctggggctatgcaaATGGGGGGTGGAATGGATGATGAAGACATGATGGAGGCTAATGAAGGCATGAGCCTTAATGTGCAGGACATTGATGCTTATTGGCTACAAAGGAAGATCTCACAAGCCTATGAGCAACAAATTGATCCACAGCAGTGCCAAAAACTTGCAGAGGAGGTGCTAAAAGTTCTTGCAGAGGATGACGTTAGGGATGTTGAAGGCAAGTTGCTGTATCATCTCGAATTTGAAAGGTTCAACCTCATTAAGTTTCTTTTGAGAAATAGGCTAAAGATTGTATGGTGTACCCGTTTGGCAAGGGCTAAAGACCAACAAGAGAGGAAAGAAATTGAGGAGGAAATGGTGAATTTGGGCCCAGAGTTGGTGTCAATTTTAGAGCAGTTGCATGCTACAAGGGCTACTGCCAAAGAGAGACAAAAGAATTTGGAAAAGAGTATAAGAGAAGAGGCTCGCCGGCTGAAGGACGAGAGTGGTGGAGACAATCACAGGGATAGGAATGCACTTGTTGACAGAGACGCAGACAGTGGATGGGTGACAGGCCAGCCCCAGTTGCTTGATCTAGAAAGCATTGCTTTTGATCAGGGTGGTCTTTTCATGGCAAATAAGAAGTGTGATCTTCCACTTGGTTCCTACAGGCATCAAAGCAAGGGTTATGAAGAAGTTCATGTGCCTGCCTTGAAGCCTAGACCGATAGCACCTGATGAGAAGCTTGTGAAGGTAGCTGACATGCCAGATTGGGCACACCCTGCTTTCAAAGGGATGCAACAGTTGAACAGAGTACAGAGTAGAGTCTACGAGACTGCCCTTTTTAAGGCAGATAATCTCCTTCTTTGTGCCCCCACTGGTGCAGGAAAAACTAATGTTGCAGTACTCACCATACTTCAGCAGATTGCGCTGAACCGGAACTCAGATGGTTCATTCAATCATAACAGCTATAAGATAGTCTATGTGGCACCTATGAAAGCTCTTGTGGCTGAAGTTGTTGGGAATTTGTCCAATCGTCTGCAAGAGTATGGGGTCAAGGTTAGAGAACTGAGTGGGGACCAGACATTGACTCGCCAACAAATTGAAGAAACTCAAATAATTGTGACTACTCCTGAGAAGTGGGATATTATTACCCGAAAGTCTGGGGATCGCACCTACACTCAGCTTGTCAAACTTCTTATCATAGATGAGATTCATCTTCTTCATGACAATAGAGGACCTGTCCTTGAGAGTATTGTGGCCAGAACTGTTAGGCAAATTGAAACTACAAAAGAACATATCCGCCTGGTGGGGTTATCTGCTACTCTTCCTAATTTTGAAGATGTGGCACTATTTCTAAGGGTTGATGTTGAGAAAGGTCTCTTCCATTTTGATAATAGTTACAGACCCGTTCCTCTATCTCAACAGTATATTGGAATCACTGTGAAGAAGCCACTGCAGAGGTTTCAGTTGATGAATGATATCTGCTATGAAAAGGTAATGGGAGTAGCAGGGAAGCATCAAATTCTTATTTTTGTCCACTCAAGAAAGGAAACAGCAAAGACTGCTCGAGCTATAAGGGATTCAGCAATTGCTAATGATACTGTCAGTAGATTCTTGAAAGAGGACAGTGCAAGTCGTGAGATTCTCCAGAGTCATACAGATATGGTCAAAAGCAATGACCTGAAAGATCTTCTTCCCTATGGGTTTGCTGTTCATCATGCTGGAATGACAAGGGTTGACCGTCAACTTGTCGAAGATCTGTTTGCCGATGGACATGTACAAGTGTTGGTTTCCACTGCAACTCTTGCCTGGGGTGTTAACTTACCTGCTCATACTGTGATTATAAAGGGGACTCAGATTTACAATCCAGAAAAAGGAGCATGGACTGAATTAAGTCCTTTGGATGTTATGCAAATGTTGGGTCGTGCAGGAAGACCTCAGTTTGATTCATATGGAGAAGGAATTATCATCACAGGCCACAGTGAACTTCAATACTATTTATCTTTAATGAATCAACAACTTCCAATTGAAAGTCAGTTCATATCCAAACTGGCTGATCAGTTGAATGCAGAAGTTGTTCTTGGAACTGTTCAAAATGCTAGAGAAGCCTGTAATTGGCTTGGCTATACTTACTTGTATGTTCGCATGCTGCGAAATCCAACGCTTTATGGGTTAGCTCCGGATGTTCTCACTAGAGATATAACCTTGGAGGAGAGGAGGGCAGATTTGGTAAGCAATGTCCCCTGATAGCTCTTTTTTTTGGTTTAATGGTTCTTTGTTCTATTCATGACTTTTAAGTCTTTCTGCATGAATGCTATGTTTTCTTTGTAAACCTCTGTTTGTTTTTTACTTTTCATGTTTTCGGGGAATAGGAGTTAATTCATTATCTCAAACTCTTGAATCTTTTGTTCTGCTGCATGAAACAAATTGTTTTTCCCAGAAAGAAGGATTTAAGGTGCCTATTTTTTGCTTGGCCTTTAATGAATGTGCTTACGCCTTGTTTATGTTCTGACTGGTTAATTGCTTGAGTGCCATGATGCATTATAGCACTTGGTAATCCCACACACTCCTTTTCTGCACTCTGGGGGATAAAAAGACAAAACAAATCCTTTTTTTCCCAAGTGGAATGATAGACTGGCATTTATCTGTATATGATGCTCCCCCCTTGCTAGTTAGTTCTATGAGCATGCTGAAGTTAAATGCATAGATCAGGATGATTATGCCACTTttaatttgctttgctttgatCAAGTATCTAATTGAGAAATTGAGTTGGTATGTGAAGTTATTTTGCACCCATTGTTGCACATTTCCCATCCATAGACTATGTAAGCAGAGTTTATAATTGGCGAAGTGGGAATTTTGACTTTGTATTGCTTCATTCACGTTCAGTGCCTTATTTTTTCCCTAAACATGCTCTTCTTAAGTTATAGCGTATCTAATCTTATTCTTCTTTTGTTTTCAGATTCATTCTGCTGCAACAATCTTGGATAAAAATAATCTGGTCAAGTATGACAGAAAAAGTGGATATTTCCAGGTCACCGACTTGGGTCGCATTGCTAGTTATTACTATATAACTCATGGAACAATATCCACATATAATGAGCATTTGAAGCCGACAATGGGTGATATAGAGCTGTGCCGTTTGTTTTCACTGAGTGAAGAATTTAAATACGTGACGGTGAGGCAAGATGAGAAGATGGAGCTAGCGAAGCTTTTGGATCGTGTTCCAATTCCAATCAAGGAAAGCCTAGAAGAGCCCAGTGCTAAGATTAATGTTTTACTTCAAGCCTATATTTCACAACTTAAGCTTGAGGGACTTTCTCTCACGTCAGATATGGTGTTCATAACTCAGGTTCGTTTCAATTAATTGTTCTTCTCTTTGTATTTTCAGTTAATTGCTGCCAATGTTTTTGTTTTGaacttattttataaaattttcttttttcagaGCGCAGGTCGTCTTATGCGAGCTCTCTTTGAGATTGTGTTGAAAAGAGGGTGGGCACAGTTAGCTGAGAAGGCACTGAACTTGTGTAAGATGGTCAACAAGAGGATGTGGAGTGTCCAGACCCCTCTACGCCAGTTCAATGGGATCCCAAATGAAATTTTGATGAAGTTGGAGAAGAAGGATCTGGCATGGGAAAGGTATTACGACCTTTCATCACAGGAGATTGGTGAACTCATTCGTTTTCCAAAGATGGGCAGAACGTTGCACAAGTTCATCCACCAGTTCCCAAAGCTAAACCTGGCTGCACATGTGCAACCAATCACTCGTTCAGTCTTGAGGGTTGAACTCAATATAACACCAGACTTTCAGTGGGAGGACAAGGTTCATGGATATGTGGAGCCATTTTGGGTGATCGTGGAGGACAATGATGGTGAATATATTCTCCATCATGAGTATTTTATGCTGAAGAAGCAGTACGTTGATGAGGACCACACGTTGAATTTCACTGTACCAATCTATGAGCCCTTGCCGCCTCAGTATTTTATCCGTGTTGTTTCAGATAAATGGCTTGGGTCACAAACTGTTTTGCCAGTCTCTTTTAGGCACCTCATCTTACCAGAGAAGTATCCTCCTCCAACAGAGTTGCTGGACTTGCAACCTTTGCCTGTGACTGCTCTGAGGAATCCATCATATGAAGCTCTTTATCAAGATTTTAAGCATTTTAATCCTGTCCAAACACAAGTTTTTACTGTTCTGTATAATACTGATGACAATGTATTGGTTGCTGCTCCAACCGGCAGTGGGAAAACCATATGTGCCGAGTTTGCTATATTAAGGAATCACCATAAGGGATCTGACAGTGTTGTGCGTGCTGTGTATATTGCTCCTCTAGAAGCGATTGCCAAGGAGCGTTATCGTGATTGGGAGAGAAAATTTGGTCGAGGTTTAGGAATGCGGGTTGTTGAGTTAACTGGGGAAACAGCAACAGATTTAAAGTTGCTCGAGAAGGGTCACATAATTATCAGCACTCCTGAAAAATGGGATGCCTTGTCTCGTCGCTGGAAACAGCGGAAGTATGTGCAGCAGGTTAGTCTATTTATAGTCGATGAACTCCACTTGATTGGAGGTGAAGGTGGTCCTGTATTGGAAGTCATCGTTTCTAGGATGAGGTATATTGCAAGCCAGACTGAGAACAAGATTCGAATTGTGGCTTTATCTTCTTCCCTTGCTAATGCTAAAGATCTTGGAGAATGGATTGGAGCCTCTTCGCATGGCCTTTTTAATTTCCCTCCCGGTGTTCGTCCTGTTCCCTTGGAGATACACATTCAGGGAGTTGATATTGCTAATTTTGAAGCCAGAATGCAGGCCATGACAAAACCAACATACACTGCTATAGTCCAACACACCAAAAACGGGAAGCCTGCTATCGTTTTTGTTCCTACAAGAAAGCATGTGCGACTTACTGCTGTGGACTTGATGACATACTCAAGTATGGATGGCGGAGATAAACCCGTTTTCCTATTGCGTTCTCGAGAAGAACTGGAGCCTTTTGTTGCGAAAATTCAGGATGAAATGTTGAGAGCTACTTTAGTTGATGGTGTTGGTTACTTGCATGAGGGCTTGAGTAGTTTGGATCAAGAAGTTGTATCACAACTTTTCGAGGCTGGGTGGATTCAGGTTTGTGTTATGAGCAGTTCAATGTGTTGGGGAGTACCGTTGTCAGCACATTTGGTGGTTGTGATGGGAACGCAATATTATGATGGGCGTGAAAACGCGCACACAGATTACCCTGTAACAGATCTCTTACAGATGATGGGTCATGCTAGTCGACCTCTTCTTGATAACTCTGGGAAGTGTGTCATCCTTTGCCACGCGCCTCGGAAAGAatattacaagaaattcttatatGAAGCATTCCCTGTTGAAAGTCATTTGCACCATTTCCTCCATGACAATTTCAATGCAGAAATTGTTGCTGGCGTGGTCGAGAACAAGCAGGATGCGGTGGATTATCTTACATGGACTTTCATGTATAGGCGGCTTACTCAAAATCCAAACTACTACAATCTCCAGGGAGTTAGTCATAGACATCTCTCCGATCACCTTTCGGAGCTGGTGGAGAACACACTGAGTGAGCTAGAAGCAAGCAAATGTGTTTCTATCGAGGAAGACATGGACTTATCTCCATTGAATCTTGGCATGATTGCGTCGTACTATTACATAAGTTATACGACAATTGAGCGTTTTAGTTCTTCTTTGACTCCCAAAACAAAGATGAAGGGTCTCTTGGAAATTCTGGCTTCAGCTTCAGAGTATGCACAGATTCCGATACGGCCTGGAGAGGAAGAGAAGCTTCGTCGGCTCATCAATCACCAGAGATTCTCATATGAAAATCCCAGGCTCACCGATCCACATGTGAAGGCAAATGTTCTGCTTCAATCCCATTTCTCGAGGCAATCTGTCGGTGGGACCTTAGCATTGGACCAGCGGGAGGTGCTCCTTTCGGCCAGTAGGTTGCTTCAAGC of the Euphorbia lathyris chromosome 7, ddEupLath1.1, whole genome shotgun sequence genome contains:
- the LOC136235178 gene encoding DExH-box ATP-dependent RNA helicase DExH12-like, producing the protein MAHLGGGAEAHARFKQYEYRANSSLVLTTDSRPRDTHEPTGEPESLWGKIDPKSFGDRAYRGRPPELDEKIKKSKKKKERDPHSEPVLSRQAKRRRLRDESVLTSTEEGVYQPKTKETRAAYEAMLSVIQQQLGGQPLNIVSAAADEILAVLKNETVKTPDKKKEIEKLLNPIPSNVFDQLVHIGVLITDYQDGGDAAGPAAANGDDALDDDVGVAVEFDEDNEDEEDDSDLDAVRDDEEEEEEDVAEPNRSGAMQMGGGMDDEDMMEANEGMSLNVQDIDAYWLQRKISQAYEQQIDPQQCQKLAEEVLKVLAEDDVRDVEGKLLYHLEFERFNLIKFLLRNRLKIVWCTRLARAKDQQERKEIEEEMVNLGPELVSILEQLHATRATAKERQKNLEKSIREEARRLKDESGGDNHRDRNALVDRDADSGWVTGQPQLLDLESIAFDQGGLFMANKKCDLPLGSYRHQSKGYEEVHVPALKPRPIAPDEKLVKVADMPDWAHPAFKGMQQLNRVQSRVYETALFKADNLLLCAPTGAGKTNVAVLTILQQIALNRNSDGSFNHNSYKIVYVAPMKALVAEVVGNLSNRLQEYGVKVRELSGDQTLTRQQIEETQIIVTTPEKWDIITRKSGDRTYTQLVKLLIIDEIHLLHDNRGPVLESIVARTVRQIETTKEHIRLVGLSATLPNFEDVALFLRVDVEKGLFHFDNSYRPVPLSQQYIGITVKKPLQRFQLMNDICYEKVMGVAGKHQILIFVHSRKETAKTARAIRDSAIANDTVSRFLKEDSASREILQSHTDMVKSNDLKDLLPYGFAVHHAGMTRVDRQLVEDLFADGHVQVLVSTATLAWGVNLPAHTVIIKGTQIYNPEKGAWTELSPLDVMQMLGRAGRPQFDSYGEGIIITGHSELQYYLSLMNQQLPIESQFISKLADQLNAEVVLGTVQNAREACNWLGYTYLYVRMLRNPTLYGLAPDVLTRDITLEERRADLIHSAATILDKNNLVKYDRKSGYFQVTDLGRIASYYYITHGTISTYNEHLKPTMGDIELCRLFSLSEEFKYVTVRQDEKMELAKLLDRVPIPIKESLEEPSAKINVLLQAYISQLKLEGLSLTSDMVFITQSAGRLMRALFEIVLKRGWAQLAEKALNLCKMVNKRMWSVQTPLRQFNGIPNEILMKLEKKDLAWERYYDLSSQEIGELIRFPKMGRTLHKFIHQFPKLNLAAHVQPITRSVLRVELNITPDFQWEDKVHGYVEPFWVIVEDNDGEYILHHEYFMLKKQYVDEDHTLNFTVPIYEPLPPQYFIRVVSDKWLGSQTVLPVSFRHLILPEKYPPPTELLDLQPLPVTALRNPSYEALYQDFKHFNPVQTQVFTVLYNTDDNVLVAAPTGSGKTICAEFAILRNHHKGSDSVVRAVYIAPLEAIAKERYRDWERKFGRGLGMRVVELTGETATDLKLLEKGHIIISTPEKWDALSRRWKQRKYVQQVSLFIVDELHLIGGEGGPVLEVIVSRMRYIASQTENKIRIVALSSSLANAKDLGEWIGASSHGLFNFPPGVRPVPLEIHIQGVDIANFEARMQAMTKPTYTAIVQHTKNGKPAIVFVPTRKHVRLTAVDLMTYSSMDGGDKPVFLLRSREELEPFVAKIQDEMLRATLVDGVGYLHEGLSSLDQEVVSQLFEAGWIQVCVMSSSMCWGVPLSAHLVVVMGTQYYDGRENAHTDYPVTDLLQMMGHASRPLLDNSGKCVILCHAPRKEYYKKFLYEAFPVESHLHHFLHDNFNAEIVAGVVENKQDAVDYLTWTFMYRRLTQNPNYYNLQGVSHRHLSDHLSELVENTLSELEASKCVSIEEDMDLSPLNLGMIASYYYISYTTIERFSSSLTPKTKMKGLLEILASASEYAQIPIRPGEEEKLRRLINHQRFSYENPRLTDPHVKANVLLQSHFSRQSVGGTLALDQREVLLSASRLLQAMVDVISSNGWLNLALIAMEISQMVTQGMWERDSILLQLPHFTKELARKCQDNPGKSIETVFDLLEMEDDERRELLQMSDPQLLDIVRFCNRFPNIDMSYEVVDNEHVRVGEDITLVVSLERDLEGRTEVGPVDASRYPKAKEEGWWLVVGDTKSNQLLAIKRVSLQRKAKVKLEFAAPSDVGKKSYTLYFMCDSYLGCDQEYGFSVDVKAGGNDDDN